A stretch of Hydrogenothermus marinus DNA encodes these proteins:
- a CDS encoding cytochrome-c peroxidase, protein MKKLLLSSLIFTSFSFASDVSLLNEAKKYFQPLPDLFPSDKNPITKEKVKLGKILFYEPRVSIDGATSCAKCHPISLYGADGLPKAQGNNGKINPRNAPTVLNAAGQVSEHWRGDRENVEDQAKRALLGKGSFGAPSYKWVEDKLKSIKGYKILFKKAFPRDKNPITVDNFAKAIGAWERTLSTPSRFDEFLKGHVNALTKKEKKGLKKFIEIGCASCHQGALLGGTMYQKFGIVEPYWKYTKSKKIDEGRYNVTKIM, encoded by the coding sequence ATGAAAAAATTATTACTTTCTTCTCTGATTTTTACAAGCTTCTCATTTGCATCTGATGTTTCATTATTAAATGAAGCTAAAAAGTATTTTCAACCTTTACCTGATTTATTTCCTTCTGATAAGAATCCAATTACAAAAGAAAAAGTTAAATTAGGTAAAATTTTATTTTATGAGCCAAGAGTATCTATCGATGGTGCTACAAGTTGTGCAAAATGCCATCCAATTAGTTTGTATGGTGCAGATGGTCTTCCAAAAGCTCAAGGGAATAATGGGAAAATAAATCCAAGAAATGCCCCTACTGTTTTAAATGCAGCAGGTCAGGTTTCAGAGCATTGGAGAGGAGATAGAGAAAATGTAGAAGATCAAGCTAAAAGAGCATTACTTGGTAAAGGTTCTTTTGGAGCACCTTCTTATAAATGGGTGGAAGATAAACTAAAAAGTATAAAAGGCTATAAAATCTTATTTAAAAAAGCATTCCCTAGGGATAAAAATCCTATAACTGTTGATAATTTTGCTAAAGCAATTGGAGCTTGGGAAAGAACTTTATCAACTCCTTCTAGATTTGATGAATTTTTAAAAGGTCATGTAAATGCTTTAACAAAAAAAGAAAAGAAAGGACTTAAAAAATTTATAGAAATAGGTTGTGCATCTTGCCATCAAGGAGCATTACTTGGTGGAACAATGTACCAAAAATTTGGTATAGTTGAACCTTATTGGAAATATACAAAAAGTAAAAAAATAGATGAAGGTAGATATAATGTAACTAAAATAATGTAA
- the gltA gene encoding NADPH-dependent glutamate synthase — protein MKKRKKVVYRRHDRNEMPLLDPEIRKKYLNKEYALGYGHTVALDEADRCILCKKAPCTPSCPVNSEMEKWIEEIQKQNVFEAYKILRRNNPFSSVCGRVCPQERLCESTCVLTFKDNGLSVGIGGLERFVGDSIRMSGIDWIDEKEPPTGKSVGIIGAGPAGLSAAYFLARKGHDVTVYEALPFAGGVMRYGIPEARLDRRALDFEIELIKKLGVKIKTGVKVGVDIPFEDIRNAHDAVFIAAGSGRGKKMGIPGEDLKGVYTAIGYLMKVNTDYIDPMLAPEEDIELPRNKRVAVIGGGFTAVDCLITSVRLGNETHLIYRRTRETSSARDEEWDHVAEEGVILHWLTQPIEVIGNEKGEVVGLKCVKMELVPDEKGGRPRPKPVEGSEHIIECDVVIMAVGQGDNPTAYKDVPNLKIDKWNNLSTVDSKFRTNVEGIFAGGDVVNGGDTVVTAIAHGKKAAQSIHEYLTTGVWAYGEEEEEVKA, from the coding sequence GTAGCCCTTGATGAAGCAGATAGATGTATTTTATGTAAAAAAGCTCCATGTACTCCATCATGTCCTGTAAACTCAGAAATGGAAAAATGGATTGAAGAAATACAAAAACAAAACGTATTTGAAGCTTATAAAATCCTTAGAAGAAACAATCCATTTAGCTCTGTATGTGGTAGAGTATGTCCACAAGAAAGACTTTGTGAAAGTACTTGTGTTTTAACATTTAAAGATAATGGCCTTTCTGTAGGAATAGGAGGACTTGAGAGATTTGTAGGTGATAGTATAAGAATGTCTGGAATAGATTGGATAGATGAAAAAGAACCACCTACAGGTAAATCAGTTGGAATTATAGGAGCTGGTCCTGCTGGATTATCAGCTGCTTATTTCTTAGCAAGAAAAGGACATGATGTTACTGTATATGAAGCTTTACCATTTGCTGGTGGAGTTATGAGATATGGTATTCCTGAAGCAAGGCTTGATAGAAGAGCTTTAGATTTTGAAATAGAACTTATTAAAAAACTTGGAGTAAAAATAAAAACAGGAGTAAAAGTAGGTGTTGATATTCCTTTTGAAGATATAAGAAATGCTCATGATGCAGTATTTATAGCTGCTGGTTCAGGAAGAGGAAAGAAAATGGGTATTCCCGGTGAAGATTTGAAAGGTGTTTACACTGCAATAGGCTATTTAATGAAAGTAAATACAGATTATATAGATCCTATGCTTGCTCCTGAAGAAGATATAGAACTTCCAAGAAATAAAAGAGTAGCTGTAATAGGTGGTGGATTTACAGCAGTTGATTGTTTAATTACTTCAGTTAGACTTGGAAATGAAACTCATCTTATATATAGAAGAACAAGAGAAACATCTTCAGCAAGAGATGAAGAATGGGATCATGTGGCAGAAGAAGGTGTAATTTTACATTGGTTAACTCAACCTATAGAAGTAATAGGAAATGAAAAAGGAGAAGTAGTAGGTTTAAAATGTGTAAAAATGGAGCTTGTTCCTGATGAAAAAGGAGGAAGACCAAGACCTAAACCAGTAGAAGGATCAGAGCATATTATTGAATGTGATGTTGTTATTATGGCAGTAGGGCAAGGAGATAATCCAACTGCATATAAAGATGTACCAAACTTAAAAATAGATAAATGGAATAATTTATCAACTGTAGATTCTAAATTTAGAACAAATGTAGAAGGAATTTTTGCAGGTGGAGATGTAGTTAATGGTGGTGATACTGTAGTTACAGCAATAGCTCATGGAAAAAAAGCAGCTCAATCTATACATGAGTATTTAACTACTGGTGTTTGGGCATATGGGGAAGAAGAGGAAGAAGTTAAAGCTTAA
- the htpX gene encoding zinc metalloprotease HtpX produces the protein MYNLKTVLLLGILTGLFLVVGKILGGQTGMIIAFILAMGMNFFAYWFSDKMVLSMYGAQEVPYEEAPWLHDMVEELARNAGIPKPKIYIVNLDVPNAFATGRDPNHAAVAVTTAILDILTEDELRGVLAHELGHIKNRDILISTIAATIGGAISMIAEMAFWSNLFGSHDEEEGNGIGDIIGTFLLFILAPIAAMIIQMAISRSREFAADKAGAEISRCPLCLANALQKLEEYAKQLTPIAEREVNPGTAHMMIVNPFKGDFIAKLFSTHPPTEERIRRLIELAQKMGQA, from the coding sequence ATGTATAATCTGAAAACTGTACTGCTACTTGGAATATTAACAGGTTTATTTCTTGTAGTAGGTAAAATTCTTGGTGGCCAGACAGGTATGATTATCGCTTTCATTCTTGCAATGGGTATGAACTTTTTTGCTTATTGGTTCTCTGATAAAATGGTACTTTCAATGTATGGAGCTCAAGAGGTTCCTTATGAAGAAGCACCTTGGCTTCATGATATGGTAGAGGAACTTGCAAGAAATGCAGGTATTCCTAAACCAAAAATTTATATTGTTAATTTAGATGTTCCTAATGCTTTTGCTACAGGAAGAGATCCAAACCATGCAGCAGTTGCAGTTACAACTGCTATATTAGATATATTAACTGAAGATGAGCTTAGGGGAGTTTTAGCTCATGAACTTGGACATATAAAAAATAGAGATATATTGATTTCTACAATTGCCGCAACAATTGGTGGTGCTATATCTATGATTGCTGAAATGGCATTTTGGTCTAATCTATTTGGTAGCCATGATGAAGAAGAAGGAAATGGAATAGGTGATATTATAGGTACGTTTTTATTATTTATTCTTGCACCTATTGCAGCAATGATTATACAAATGGCAATATCAAGATCTAGAGAATTTGCTGCAGATAAGGCTGGTGCAGAAATTTCAAGATGTCCTTTATGTCTTGCTAATGCTTTACAGAAATTGGAAGAATATGCAAAACAGTTAACACCTATAGCAGAAAGGGAAGTTAATCCTGGAACAGCTCATATGATGATTGTAAATCCTTTTAAAGGAGATTTCATAGCAAAATTATTTTCTACTCATCCACCAACAGAAGAAAGAATTAGAAGACTTATAGAGTTAGCACAAAAAATGGGACAGGCTTAA
- a CDS encoding Do family serine endopeptidase, translating to MKRYFYPVFLALMLINLSFASLLEQIEKERVSIVQSVSPGVVTIFTVKEVKVPNPFAGTPFSDFFGFPGNRNFTQRIEGLGSGFIVKVDKDKKLVYILTNNHVVENATNIKVQFKNRKVLNGKIVGTDKLSDVAVVSVKFKEGIEKFAEKHTLKLGNSDKLKPGMTVFAIGSPLGFKYTVTQGIISALNREIEGHPGEGFIQTDAAINPGNSGGPLINVKGEVVGMNTAIIAGAQGLGFAVPINQAKWVMDQILKYGKVKRGKLGVVIQPLTPELAKHFGLDYGVIITQVQKGSPAEKAGLKSGDVIVAVNGHKVKTPNDLQKYIMRAGPGAKVDITVYRDGKKITVKAILGSWEDEYIGDYEKLEEKYGLKVIDLSPAIREKYQLPKVPYGVLVYGVKYGSVADEAGLRSGDIIISVNQKPVKTVSDFWKLIVKAEKRKASDVLLKVRRGSSIFYTTLPIINE from the coding sequence ATGAAAAGATATTTTTATCCTGTTTTTTTAGCTTTAATGCTGATTAATTTATCTTTTGCTTCTTTGTTAGAGCAAATTGAAAAAGAAAGGGTCAGTATTGTTCAATCTGTTTCACCGGGAGTTGTAACTATATTTACAGTTAAAGAAGTTAAAGTTCCTAATCCTTTTGCAGGTACACCATTTTCAGACTTTTTTGGATTTCCTGGAAATAGAAATTTTACTCAAAGAATAGAAGGTCTTGGCTCTGGGTTTATAGTAAAAGTAGATAAAGATAAAAAATTAGTATATATACTAACAAATAACCATGTTGTAGAAAATGCAACAAATATAAAAGTTCAATTTAAAAATAGAAAAGTTCTTAATGGGAAAATAGTAGGTACAGATAAACTAAGTGATGTTGCGGTTGTTTCAGTAAAATTTAAAGAAGGAATAGAAAAGTTTGCAGAAAAACATACTTTGAAACTTGGAAATTCAGATAAACTAAAACCTGGAATGACTGTTTTTGCTATAGGTAGTCCATTAGGATTTAAATATACAGTAACTCAAGGAATTATTTCAGCATTAAATAGAGAAATAGAAGGACATCCTGGAGAAGGTTTTATCCAAACAGATGCTGCTATAAACCCAGGGAATTCTGGAGGTCCACTTATAAATGTAAAAGGTGAAGTAGTTGGTATGAACACAGCAATTATTGCAGGGGCTCAAGGTCTTGGATTTGCTGTTCCAATAAATCAAGCAAAATGGGTTATGGATCAAATATTAAAATATGGAAAAGTTAAAAGAGGAAAGCTTGGAGTTGTAATACAACCTTTAACACCTGAACTTGCTAAACATTTTGGGTTAGATTATGGAGTTATAATTACACAAGTTCAAAAAGGTAGCCCTGCTGAAAAAGCTGGATTAAAAAGTGGAGATGTAATAGTTGCAGTTAATGGACATAAAGTAAAAACTCCTAATGATTTACAAAAATATATAATGAGAGCAGGTCCTGGGGCAAAAGTAGATATTACAGTTTATAGAGATGGAAAGAAAATAACGGTAAAAGCTATATTAGGTTCTTGGGAAGATGAATATATTGGAGATTATGAGAAATTAGAAGAAAAATATGGTCTTAAAGTTATAGACTTATCTCCTGCAATTAGAGAAAAATATCAACTCCCTAAAGTTCCTTATGGTGTTTTAGTATATGGAGTAAAATACGGTTCTGTAGCAGATGAAGCAGGTCTTAGAAGTGGAGATATTATAATTTCTGTAAATCAAAAACCTGTAAAAACAGTATCTGACTTTTGGAAATTAATTGTTAAAGCTGAGAAAAGAAAAGCTTCAGATGTACTTTTAAAAGTTAGAAGAGGTTCTTCAATATTTTATACTACATTACCAATTATTAATGAATAA
- a CDS encoding aldo/keto reductase — translation MRYKDFLDLKLSEIGVGTYLGNIDEETDKNYFETIKLAIEKGINVIDTAINYRNMRSEIVIGKVIKEIDRKKVIISTKGGYIAVPPDIKDASSWFKKELVEKGIIQPQDITQTGNIITAKYIDWAFNKSLENLNTNYIDVYFLHNPEDQLLNFDRETFYKKLRNVFRLLEGKVNEGKLRYYGLATWNGFRVLQTEKQYLNLKDIYDIATDTGGENHHFRFIQLPYNMAMPEAYTLKNQNIDGKNLSTLEACEKLNIYTYISASLMQTRILGRIPENILKKLGVEKQVHAAIQFVRSTKGVGTALIGMSKKEHLLENLEIENINPLKPEEIDNLFKEPA, via the coding sequence ATGAGATATAAAGATTTTTTAGATTTAAAACTTTCAGAAATAGGAGTAGGTACATATCTTGGAAATATTGATGAAGAAACAGATAAAAATTATTTTGAGACTATAAAACTTGCAATAGAAAAAGGAATAAATGTCATTGATACTGCAATAAATTATAGAAATATGAGAAGTGAGATTGTAATCGGCAAAGTAATTAAGGAAATAGATAGAAAAAAGGTAATAATATCAACAAAAGGTGGATATATAGCAGTTCCACCAGATATAAAAGATGCTTCATCTTGGTTTAAAAAAGAACTTGTAGAAAAAGGAATAATACAACCTCAAGATATAACTCAAACTGGAAATATAATTACGGCAAAATATATAGATTGGGCTTTTAATAAAAGTTTAGAAAATCTTAATACCAATTATATAGATGTTTACTTTTTACATAATCCAGAAGACCAGCTTTTAAATTTTGATAGAGAAACTTTTTATAAAAAATTAAGAAATGTTTTTAGACTTTTAGAAGGAAAAGTAAACGAAGGAAAATTAAGATATTATGGACTTGCAACATGGAATGGTTTTAGAGTTTTACAAACAGAAAAGCAGTATTTAAACTTAAAAGATATTTATGATATTGCTACAGATACTGGAGGAGAAAATCACCATTTTAGGTTTATACAACTGCCATATAATATGGCAATGCCTGAGGCTTATACTTTAAAAAATCAAAATATAGATGGAAAAAACTTATCAACTTTAGAAGCTTGTGAAAAACTTAATATTTATACATATATAAGTGCAAGTTTAATGCAAACTAGAATTTTAGGAAGAATTCCTGAAAATATACTTAAAAAATTAGGTGTTGAAAAACAAGTTCATGCAGCAATCCAGTTTGTAAGAAGTACAAAAGGAGTTGGGACAGCTTTGATAGGAATGAGTAAAAAAGAACATCTTCTTGAAAATTTAGAGATTGAAAATATAAATCCTTTAAAACCAGAAGAGATTGATAATCTTTTTAAAGAGCCTGCATAA
- the murJ gene encoding murein biosynthesis integral membrane protein MurJ, with product MQSSFFKNTFVFSIATFISRILGYVRDATIAYVFGASYLTDAFFVAWRLPNTLRQLVAEGSFNAAFIPIYTNLIKKNPDKAKAYLSSLFSYYVLILSIITFFAVIFSKILILILAPGFSKSPEILNLASNLVKIVFPYLILVGIVSFFMAVLNTKDKFFIPAVSPAFLNLSFIFFALFLSSYFGIYSIAFGALFGGFLQILLTYTLFKKEGFYLKPNFQKVVELKTTLKRILPAFASFGVSQFGFVIDTILASLIMAGAISYLYYGNRIFQLPIGIFAIGLGNALLVSLSRHYAENNLKAFSKDLNEGLKLSLIISIPASFGMIVLGKEIIQLLFAHGKFSEKDTIYTFYALTGYSIGLIFYTMTRPLKSAFFAIEDVKTPLYSTIAGILGGILFAIIFVFIFNLGVFGLSFASSISGLISLIYLFYFYPYEILKKDIFKTFLKALFSAFLMSFVILLLKPFISNLAILVFGMIFISIIIYFSTLYVLKEKLVLKIFEKVRRKL from the coding sequence ATGCAAAGTAGTTTTTTCAAAAATACTTTTGTATTTTCTATTGCTACATTTATAAGTAGAATTTTAGGATATGTTAGAGATGCAACTATTGCTTATGTTTTTGGGGCATCTTATTTAACAGATGCATTTTTTGTTGCTTGGAGACTTCCAAATACTTTAAGACAACTTGTAGCAGAAGGAAGTTTTAATGCTGCATTTATTCCAATTTATACAAATTTAATAAAAAAAAATCCCGATAAAGCAAAAGCTTATTTATCTTCCTTATTTTCTTATTATGTTTTGATATTATCTATAATCACATTTTTTGCAGTTATATTTTCAAAGATTTTGATTTTAATTTTAGCACCAGGATTTTCAAAAAGTCCTGAAATTTTAAATTTAGCCTCAAATTTAGTAAAAATTGTTTTTCCTTATCTTATTTTAGTTGGAATAGTTTCTTTTTTTATGGCAGTTTTAAATACAAAAGATAAATTTTTTATTCCTGCAGTTTCACCTGCTTTTTTAAATCTTTCTTTTATATTTTTTGCTTTATTTTTATCTTCTTATTTTGGAATTTATTCAATTGCTTTTGGAGCGTTATTTGGTGGATTTTTACAAATTTTACTTACATACACTCTTTTTAAAAAAGAAGGTTTTTATCTAAAACCAAACTTTCAAAAAGTCGTAGAACTAAAAACTACTTTAAAAAGGATTTTGCCAGCTTTTGCTTCTTTTGGTGTAAGTCAGTTTGGCTTTGTAATAGATACAATCCTTGCATCTTTAATAATGGCAGGAGCTATTTCTTATTTATATTATGGAAATAGAATATTTCAACTTCCTATTGGTATTTTTGCAATTGGCCTTGGAAATGCTCTTTTAGTTTCTTTGTCAAGACATTATGCAGAAAATAATTTGAAAGCTTTTAGTAAAGATTTAAATGAAGGTTTGAAACTTTCTTTAATAATTTCTATTCCTGCAAGCTTTGGAATGATAGTTCTTGGTAAAGAGATAATCCAGCTTTTGTTTGCTCATGGAAAGTTTAGTGAAAAAGATACAATTTATACATTTTATGCCCTTACTGGATACTCTATAGGCCTTATTTTTTATACTATGACAAGACCTTTAAAAAGTGCCTTTTTTGCTATAGAAGATGTGAAAACCCCTTTATATTCTACAATAGCTGGTATTTTAGGAGGAATACTTTTTGCAATTATATTTGTTTTTATTTTTAATCTTGGTGTTTTTGGACTTTCTTTTGCATCTTCTATATCCGGTTTAATAAGTCTTATTTATCTTTTTTATTTCTATCCTTATGAAATTTTAAAAAAAGATATATTTAAAACCTTTTTAAAAGCTTTATTTTCTGCTTTTTTAATGTCTTTTGTAATACTTTTACTAAAACCTTTTATCTCAAATTTAGCAATACTTGTATTTGGAATGATTTTTATATCAATAATCATTTATTTTTCTACTCTTTATGTGTTAAAAGAAAAATTAGTTTTAAAAATATTTGAAAAAGTAAGGAGAAAATTATGA
- the corA gene encoding magnesium/cobalt transporter CorA has translation MIRIFIKDNLQIRILNEITEDIETDKILWIDLLSPIEEEKEWVENTFNIELPTKQEMEEIEVSSRYWEDEENININAYFLIKEKENFINETVSFFLTKNILITIRYRELTTFSETAKKVLSNPRFYENGFYILITILEIRIDTDADTLEFITREINKLSKIVFTGIDITEKLLETISYYEDYNMTIRESLTDKQRLVSSLLKSHKIPQDLREELRIMIKDINSLIDYTNFNFERLDYLQNTFLGLINIKQNKVMKIFTLMSVIFLPPTLIAAIYGMNFKYMPELQWKIGYPFSLLLMVLSAIIPLFIFKKKGWL, from the coding sequence ATGATTAGAATCTTCATTAAAGATAACTTACAAATAAGAATATTAAATGAAATTACAGAAGATATAGAAACAGACAAAATTTTATGGATAGATTTATTATCTCCTATTGAAGAAGAAAAAGAATGGGTTGAAAATACTTTTAATATAGAACTTCCAACAAAACAAGAAATGGAAGAAATAGAAGTAAGTTCAAGGTATTGGGAAGATGAAGAAAATATAAATATTAATGCATATTTTTTAATAAAAGAAAAAGAAAACTTTATAAATGAGACAGTATCTTTTTTCTTAACAAAAAATATTCTTATTACAATTAGATATAGAGAATTAACTACTTTTTCTGAAACCGCTAAAAAAGTTCTTTCTAATCCCCGTTTTTATGAAAATGGATTTTATATTCTCATAACAATTTTAGAGATTAGAATAGATACAGATGCAGATACTTTAGAGTTTATTACAAGAGAAATAAATAAATTAAGTAAAATTGTGTTTACTGGGATAGATATTACTGAAAAACTTCTTGAGACTATCTCTTACTATGAAGATTATAATATGACAATAAGAGAAAGTTTAACTGATAAACAAAGATTAGTTTCTTCATTATTAAAAAGTCATAAAATACCTCAAGATTTAAGAGAAGAACTAAGAATAATGATAAAAGATATAAACTCATTAATTGATTATACAAACTTTAATTTTGAAAGATTAGATTATTTACAAAATACATTTTTAGGACTTATTAATATTAAACAGAATAAAGTAATGAAAATTTTTACTTTAATGTCTGTTATCTTTCTTCCTCCAACTTTAATTGCCGCTATTTATGGTATGAACTTTAAATATATGCCTGAACTACAATGGAAAATTGGATATCCATTTTCATTATTATTAATGGTATTGTCAGCTATAATACCTTTATTTATATTTAAAAAGAAAGGGTGGTTGTAA